A stretch of DNA from Aspergillus flavus chromosome 3, complete sequence:
TAGTGTCCGATGGGACCAGATCCACTGGAACACTGCTCCACTTATGCATACTATTTCTTGAGGCATTACTACTCAGAATCACTATCAGGCCCATCCAGCGACGATATTGTCCCCTCTTATGGAATCGGTAGGGCGTTGCCAGCCTTGCATTCTTCGACATTTGCAACTATATCTGAATATAGTTCCTCTCTACACAGGCCATCATGATCAAAGCAATTAAGGAAGATGGCATTATTCAACCCCCGAAGTCGGTATCAGCCGACAAGGACGAGGTTGGTCATGTTGCCGAGTACAACGAACAAGATCATGGTGCGGACTCGGAGCTATCACGCTCACTGGAGTCCCGACACTTATTAATGTTCTCGATCGGATCGTCGATCGGAATGGCCCTGTGGCTGGGGTCCGGTACTTCGCTGATCAACGGTGGACCCGCTGCTATATTCCTAGGCTATTGTATCGCAGGTTCCATCGCATGGGCACTCAGCCAAGCAATCGGCGAGCTGGCAGTTCTCTATCCCTTGGCCTCAGCATTCCCACAATGGGCTACCAAATTCATCGATAAAGCTCCTGCTTTTACAGTGGGATGGGCGTACTGGTTTTCAGCATCGATTACCCTCGCAAACGAGCTTCAGGGCGTGGTTACAGTCCTAAGCTTCTGGACGCAATCTGTGCCGACTGCGGTATGGCTCTCCGTATTTTTGGTGGTTATCCTAATCATCGTTATATGTGCCGTCAAGATATTCGGAGAGGCGGAGGCCGTCATGTCGACAATCAAGTTATTCTgggttgtggtggtgattATAAGCTGCATCATCATTAGTGCTGGCGGCGCACCTAATCATCATAAGACTGGATTTGAGTACTGGAACTCCATGCCCTTTACCAATGGCTTCAAAGGGTTCCTCTCTGTTATGGGAACCTGTATTTTCGCCATGGGCGGCACTGAATTCAGCGGTATCGCTGCTGCTGAAGCCCGTAATCCGTTAAAATCAGTTCCCAAAGCTGTCAATTCAATTTGGCTTCGTTTAACGCTCTTCTATGTTGTTGGTGGCCTGATGGTAACTATTACCGTCTCGCCCAAAGACCCAGACCTCTTCGGTGGGAAGGGGATCAACGCCAGCCCCTATGTGATTGCTTTTCGCAATGCCGGTATCCCCGGCCTAGCACACGCGATGAACGCAATTATTTTCATCAGCGTAGTTTCTTCCGGGAATGCACAAGCATACGCTGCTACTCGTACGGTTGTCGGTCTGGCAAATATCGACATGGCACCAGCCATTTTTAAGAAGTGTGACCGGCTGGGACGCCCATGGGCGGCCATCTTTATCACATTCCTCGTGGGAGGCGGCCTATGCTATCTCAACGTCACAAATTCAGGTGCAACGGTATTTGGATGGTTTTCGAACCTGACTGCCTTGTGCATTCTCTGGCTCTGGGGCACGATCTTTCTATCTCATTTGCGGTTCCGTATGGCCTGGAAGGCCCAGGGCCGTTCACTTGACGACCTCCCATGGAGATCGTGGGCAGGACTATTTGGAACTGTTTATGGGTTGGCCTGGTGTATGctgttggttgttgttgagttTTACTTGGCCGTGTGGCCTCTGAATAAAAAGAGCAGTGCTGAAAACTTCTTTGCGAACTATATATCGATCGTTGCAATTGTCGGTCTATATGTCGGTAGTAAGATTTACTATCGAGGTCCGCTATGGATCCATGCGAACAACATCGACTTGAACACAGGCCGCAGGCACTACATGAGCGAAGATTTGGAAGCTCGGGCCAAATC
This window harbors:
- a CDS encoding putative histidine permease, producing the protein MIKAIKEDGIIQPPKSVSADKDEVGHVAEYNEQDHGADSELSRSLESRHLLMFSIGSSIGMALWLGSGTSLINGGPAAIFLGYCIAGSIAWALSQAIGELAVLYPLASAFPQWATKFIDKAPAFTVGWAYWFSASITLANELQGVVTVLSFWTQSVPTAVWLSVFLVVILIIVICAVKIFGEAEAVMSTIKLFWVVVVIISCIIISAGGAPNHHKTGFEYWNSMPFTNGFKGFLSVMGTCIFAMGGTEFSGIAAAEARNPLKSVPKAVNSIWLRLTLFYVVGGLMVTITVSPKDPDLFGGKGINASPYVIAFRNAGIPGLAHAMNAIIFISVVSSGNAQAYAATRTVVGLANIDMAPAIFKKCDRLGRPWAAIFITFLVGGGLCYLNVTNSGATVFGWFSNLTALCILWLWGTIFLSHLRFRMAWKAQGRSLDDLPWRSWAGLFGTVYGLAWCMLLVVVEFYLAVWPLNKKSSAENFFANYISIVAIVGLYVGSKIYYRGPLWIHANNIDLNTGRRHYMSEDLEARAKSSSGIKKIAGFIMGESKV